A stretch of the Proteus sp. ZN5 genome encodes the following:
- a CDS encoding DUF3304 domain-containing protein, with protein sequence MSTKLTRKKLMFVGIIIALLAIYFLFIRQPKVEYLAGNLHGFNHVKGTAVNWFKVNGYYGQGAAGTCCIMVPAKWTPNQWVKVEWEVDPDAYSDKSPPLGTDEFRQYMKKHEANYRHYQKMVEIPEYDEPCSVKVHFLPCQEVKITLSCYATNHPDYPIKEPSFMEEPAICP encoded by the coding sequence ATGTCCACAAAATTAACCCGCAAAAAACTCATGTTTGTTGGGATAATCATTGCTCTTCTTGCGATCTATTTTCTCTTTATCCGACAACCGAAAGTGGAGTATTTAGCAGGTAATTTACACGGCTTTAACCATGTGAAAGGGACTGCGGTGAATTGGTTTAAAGTCAATGGTTATTACGGGCAAGGTGCAGCCGGAACTTGTTGCATTATGGTGCCGGCAAAATGGACACCTAATCAATGGGTCAAAGTGGAATGGGAAGTCGATCCTGATGCGTATTCAGATAAATCGCCACCTTTAGGTACTGATGAATTTCGCCAATATATGAAAAAACACGAAGCCAATTATCGCCACTATCAAAAAATGGTTGAAATCCCCGAATACGATGAGCCTTGTAGTGTCAAAGTCCATTTTCTTCCTTGCCAAGAAGTAAAAATCACCCTGTCTTGTTATGCAACCAATCATCCTGATTATCCTATAAAAGAGCCTAGCTTTATGGAGGAGCCTGCAATATGTCCATAA
- a CDS encoding DUF3304 domain-containing protein, which translates to MPTKLTRKKLMFVGIIIALLAVYFLFIRQPKVEYLAGNLHGFNHVKGTSVNWFKVNGYYGQGAAGTCCIMVPAKWTPNQWVKVEWEVDPDAYPTDSPGVTDPKFDAYMKKHEANYRRYQKMVEIPEYGEPCSVDVHFLPCQEVKITLSCHATNHPDYPIKEPSFMEEPAICPQN; encoded by the coding sequence ATGCCCACAAAATTAACCCGCAAAAAACTCATGTTTGTTGGGATAATCATTGCTCTTCTTGCGGTCTATTTTCTCTTTATCCGACAACCGAAAGTGGAGTATTTAGCAGGCAATTTACACGGCTTTAACCATGTGAAAGGCACCTCGGTGAATTGGTTTAAAGTCAATGGTTATTACGGGCAAGGTGCAGCCGGAACTTGTTGCATTATGGTGCCGGCAAAATGGACACCTAATCAATGGGTCAAAGTGGAATGGGAAGTCGATCCTGATGCATACCCTACAGATTCACCGGGTGTGACAGATCCCAAATTTGATGCTTATATGAAAAAACACGAAGCCAATTATCGCCGCTATCAAAAAATGGTTGAAATCCCTGAATATGGCGAGCCTTGTAGTGTTGATGTCCATTTTCTCCCTTGTCAGGAAGTAAAAATCACCCTATCTTGCCATGCAACCAATCATCCTGATTATCCTATAAAAGAACCTAGCTTTATGGAGGAGCCTGCAATATGTCCACAAAATTAA
- the tssH gene encoding type VI secretion system ATPase TssH, with the protein MENQSVMLLRRLNPYCAKALEAAASLCQTRAHAEVTIEHWLLKILELGESDITVLARRYEWDLSALWQSLLDAIDKLPRSVRSRPQLSKPLLELIKNAWVIASLDEDIEQIRSVHLLHTMTKQPALVPLDALWPLMTLGETQLQRLRPLLDAQSDERPEIQQLASHNHLPEAPLAENNETNTSSSTTDNAVIGHTLSDALQAVLNKFTLDVTEKARLGEIDPVFGRDDEIRQMVDILSRRRKNNPILVGEPGVGKTALVEGLALRIAEKNVPISLQTTSLRTLDLGLLQAGAGVKGEFEQRLKNVIDAVQQSLTPILLFIDEAHTIIGAGNQAGGADAANLLKPALARGELRTIAATTWSEYKQYFERDAALERRFQIVKVDEPDDEKAFLMLRGLKSRYAKYHGVHITDDAVKAAVTLSRRYLTGRQLPDKAVDLLDTASARIRMSLDTLPEELTRIKAKRYALELEQKAILDDITIGNLTNQTKLSDLSSQDAQLALQLESLEQRFEQEKEIICQLIESRQDPENTATSAQLQQQLSQLQQEAPLLNPDVDVRTVATVIADWTGVPLSSLLKDEQIGLLELESNLSKYVVGQDSALLALAQRLRASRTGLVSENGPQGVFLLVGPSGVGKTESAIALAECLFGGQKSLITINMSEYQEAHTVSQLKGSPPGYVGYGQGGVLTEAVRKRPYSIVLLDEVEKAHRDVLNLFYQVFDRGFMRDGEGREIDFRNTVILMTANLGSDYLMQQLEESPLSTDSDLQETLRPILRDHFQPALLARFQTLIYRPLDATALRIIVEMKLKNVIKRLYTHYRLTGIVEETLYDTIVDACLLPDTGARNIDSLLNQQILPILSQQLLLRQANAEKSQYVILGFNEEEGITLSFSDELPN; encoded by the coding sequence ATGGAAAATCAATCTGTCATGCTATTGCGTCGGTTAAATCCTTATTGTGCAAAAGCGCTAGAAGCGGCGGCCTCATTATGCCAAACCCGTGCCCACGCAGAAGTAACTATTGAACACTGGCTATTAAAAATTCTAGAACTTGGCGAAAGTGATATCACTGTATTAGCACGTCGCTACGAATGGGATTTATCTGCACTTTGGCAAAGCTTACTTGATGCGATTGATAAATTGCCCCGCTCTGTACGTAGCCGACCTCAATTATCCAAACCCTTATTAGAATTAATTAAAAATGCATGGGTCATTGCTTCTCTTGATGAAGATATCGAACAGATCCGCAGTGTGCACTTATTGCATACGATGACCAAACAGCCAGCATTAGTTCCACTCGATGCACTTTGGCCTTTAATGACATTAGGTGAGACGCAACTACAACGATTAAGACCTCTACTTGATGCCCAATCTGATGAAAGACCAGAAATTCAACAATTAGCTTCACATAATCATTTACCTGAAGCCCCCCTTGCTGAAAATAATGAAACCAATACTTCATCTTCAACGACAGATAACGCCGTTATTGGTCATACTCTTAGTGATGCATTACAGGCGGTATTAAATAAATTCACTCTTGATGTGACAGAAAAAGCGCGACTGGGTGAAATTGATCCTGTATTTGGTCGAGATGATGAAATTCGTCAAATGGTCGATATTCTCTCTCGTCGCCGTAAAAACAACCCTATTCTTGTTGGAGAGCCCGGTGTAGGTAAAACCGCGCTTGTTGAAGGATTAGCATTACGTATTGCTGAAAAAAATGTTCCTATCAGTTTACAAACCACCTCATTACGCACTCTGGATTTAGGTCTATTACAAGCGGGGGCGGGAGTAAAAGGTGAGTTTGAACAGCGTTTAAAAAATGTTATCGATGCCGTTCAACAATCACTCACACCAATTCTACTTTTTATCGATGAAGCGCATACAATTATTGGTGCAGGTAATCAAGCCGGTGGTGCTGATGCAGCTAACTTATTAAAACCCGCATTGGCTCGCGGTGAACTACGAACTATCGCCGCAACCACTTGGTCTGAATACAAACAATATTTTGAACGTGATGCCGCATTAGAACGTCGTTTTCAAATAGTTAAAGTTGACGAGCCTGATGATGAAAAAGCCTTTTTAATGTTACGAGGATTAAAATCTCGTTATGCCAAATATCATGGCGTACACATTACTGATGATGCAGTAAAAGCCGCCGTCACTTTATCTCGCCGTTATTTAACGGGACGTCAGCTTCCTGATAAAGCAGTGGATTTACTTGATACAGCAAGTGCGCGTATTCGTATGAGTTTAGACACCTTACCTGAAGAACTCACCCGTATTAAAGCCAAGCGCTATGCACTTGAACTAGAACAAAAAGCAATACTTGATGACATCACTATTGGTAATTTAACCAATCAAACCAAGTTATCTGATTTATCTTCTCAAGATGCCCAACTAGCACTTCAACTTGAATCCTTAGAACAGCGTTTTGAGCAAGAGAAAGAGATTATCTGTCAGCTAATTGAAAGCAGACAAGATCCCGAAAATACCGCAACATCAGCACAGCTACAGCAACAACTCTCACAATTACAACAAGAAGCACCACTTTTAAACCCTGATGTAGACGTTCGTACAGTCGCAACAGTTATTGCTGATTGGACAGGTGTTCCACTTTCAAGCCTTCTTAAAGATGAACAAATCGGCTTGTTAGAGCTAGAGAGTAACTTATCAAAATACGTTGTTGGACAAGACAGTGCTTTACTCGCGTTAGCACAACGTCTGCGTGCATCTAGAACAGGATTAGTGTCTGAAAACGGCCCTCAAGGCGTATTTTTATTAGTGGGTCCAAGTGGTGTAGGTAAAACAGAATCAGCCATTGCGCTGGCAGAATGTCTGTTTGGCGGTCAAAAATCCCTAATCACTATCAATATGTCTGAATATCAAGAAGCACATACAGTCAGCCAATTAAAAGGCTCGCCTCCAGGTTATGTTGGATACGGTCAAGGTGGTGTATTAACCGAAGCAGTAAGAAAACGCCCTTATAGCATTGTGTTATTAGATGAAGTTGAAAAAGCACATCGCGATGTTCTCAATCTTTTCTATCAAGTATTTGATAGAGGCTTTATGCGTGATGGTGAAGGTCGTGAAATTGATTTTCGTAATACCGTTATTTTAATGACCGCAAATTTAGGCAGTGATTATTTAATGCAACAACTGGAAGAGTCACCATTAAGTACAGATAGCGATTTACAAGAAACGCTTCGCCCTATTTTACGTGACCATTTTCAACCCGCACTACTGGCTCGTTTCCAAACATTAATTTACCGTCCTCTTGATGCAACGGCACTACGCATTATTGTTGAGATGAAATTAAAAAATGTGATCAAGCGGCTTTACACTCACTATCGATTAACAGGTATTGTCGAAGAAACCCTCTACGACACCATTGTAGATGCCTGTTTATTACCAGATACAGGTGCGAGAAATATCGATAGCCTGCTTAATCAACAAATTCTCCCTATTCTTAGCCAGCAACTCCTTTTACGCCAAGCCAATGCTGAAAAATCACAATATGTCATTTTAGGTTTTAATGAAGAAGAAGGTATTACATTGAGTTTTAGTGATGAGTTGCCAAACTAA
- the tssL gene encoding type VI secretion system protein TssL, short form, whose protein sequence is MITNTRTAKNNMVDMLFADTWLMVCQLRQGAEITDGKAFYRRVCEHIDKTRQQLVEKGYSQSAIENMLYAQCALIDESVMNRTERDDGYLQWIQSPLQAKYFNTLEAGDKLWDRLRDLLNEPAPNNDVLICFHRVITLGFVGKYRQTNAPEREQIIELLNTQLPAYALSSDLPLVMKPKHRMNRRHIYWLGWFGGIVVIAMLWWGFSVSLENLLQQWVIQGK, encoded by the coding sequence ATGATAACGAATACAAGAACAGCTAAAAATAACATGGTTGATATGCTTTTTGCTGATACTTGGTTAATGGTATGCCAGCTGCGTCAAGGTGCCGAAATTACTGATGGTAAAGCTTTCTATCGGCGCGTCTGTGAACATATTGATAAAACACGCCAACAGCTCGTAGAAAAAGGCTATTCCCAATCCGCCATTGAAAACATGCTTTATGCACAGTGCGCTTTAATTGATGAAAGCGTGATGAACCGAACTGAGCGCGATGATGGTTACTTACAGTGGATACAATCTCCATTACAAGCTAAGTATTTCAATACGTTAGAAGCTGGTGACAAACTATGGGATAGGTTACGTGATCTATTAAATGAACCCGCACCCAACAATGATGTACTTATCTGTTTTCACCGGGTGATCACGCTGGGTTTTGTTGGTAAATATCGCCAAACCAATGCGCCCGAACGAGAACAAATTATTGAGTTACTCAATACTCAACTTCCCGCCTATGCATTATCAAGTGATTTACCTTTAGTAATGAAACCCAAGCATCGAATGAATCGCCGCCATATTTATTGGCTAGGTTGGTTTGGGGGAATTGTGGTGATTGCAATGCTCTGGTGGGGCTTTTCTGTGTCATTAGAAAATTTACTTCAACAATGGGTAATTCAAGGAAAGTGA
- a CDS encoding DUF3304 domain-containing protein — protein MSTKLTRKKLVFVGIIIALLAIYFLFIRQPKVEYLAGSMSGINHVKGTAVNWFKVNGYYGQGAAGTCCIMVPAKWTPNQWVKVEWEVDPDAYSDKSPPLGTDEFRQYMKKHEANYRHYQKMVEIPEYDEPCSVKVHFLPCQEVKISLSCYSPWLPEYPIKELLEMEEPAICPQN, from the coding sequence ATGTCCACAAAATTAACCCGTAAGAAACTCGTATTTGTTGGGATAATCATTGCTCTTCTTGCGATCTATTTTCTCTTTATCCGACAACCTAAAGTGGAATATTTAGCCGGTAGTATGAGTGGTATTAACCATGTGAAAGGCACTGCGGTGAATTGGTTTAAAGTCAATGGTTATTACGGGCAAGGTGCAGCCGGAACTTGTTGCATTATGGTACCTGCCAAGTGGACGCCTAATCAATGGGTCAAAGTAGAATGGGAAGTCGATCCTGATGCGTATTCAGATAAATCGCCGCCTTTAGGTACTGATGAATTTCGCCAATATATGAAAAAACACGAAGCCAATTATCGCCACTATCAAAAAATGGTTGAAATCCCCGAATACGATGAGCCTTGTAGTGTCAAAGTCCATTTTCTTCCTTGCCAAGAAGTAAAAATTAGCCTGTCTTGTTATTCCCCTTGGCTTCCCGAATATCCAATAAAAGAACTATTAGAAATGGAGGAGCCTGCAATATGCCCACAAAATTAA
- a CDS encoding OmpA family protein: protein MQKNRIKQCITLFSASLLLWLLWGFWSFGKEISFFLTAFICIVTLTLWVWFFRQQKSTPYLKDALTNQLPPDNYQGAVIIVCGQSQALFHENQTYRETAKGWYICASSPIDLINITQHIVDIAPLQLRRLSLLYALLPEQLLQQEEVTQEILNWRRAIHESNKKVGKILPFWVTLYLNSPVNYLNSHFDDTTPWITYLSDQPELLVISDNLATQPVSTWLSQNTEQTENQLTMALWLDQLLAWLKSEFIPLLTVAQSGAPSLIPVAWAMQFTTVPTISDNSWAQFIHHKTTLSPTITKASNNSDELPLPDIVINKLSHDVNLLKIETTFGVVGVICGLFLIGALSGSYHHNKQLIYDNSHDINHFKSITDENLEPKKVAYQQLLSDATFLSHWQREGIPARYSLALYQGNNILPYLHALLSSWAPPLPPAPIIVQEVPEMVTLDSLALFASGQYELKNEATKVLVDALINIKAKPGWLIVISGYTDNTGNPDLNQKLSLKRAEAVRDWMIKTSDIAPSCFAVQGYGQHQPVADNSTLDGRARNRRVEIRLIPQADACQVLADDLTPLKDGGN from the coding sequence ATGCAAAAAAACAGGATAAAACAGTGTATTACATTGTTTTCAGCAAGCTTATTATTGTGGTTGCTTTGGGGATTTTGGTCTTTTGGTAAAGAGATCTCCTTTTTTCTGACGGCATTTATTTGTATCGTCACACTGACTTTGTGGGTTTGGTTTTTCCGCCAACAAAAAAGTACTCCTTACCTTAAAGATGCACTTACAAACCAGCTCCCTCCTGATAATTATCAAGGTGCAGTTATTATTGTTTGTGGTCAATCACAAGCTCTTTTTCATGAAAATCAAACCTATCGAGAGACAGCTAAAGGTTGGTATATTTGCGCCTCTTCTCCTATCGATTTGATCAACATCACTCAACATATTGTTGATATTGCTCCCTTACAATTACGCCGATTGTCACTGTTATACGCTTTATTACCTGAACAACTATTACAACAAGAAGAAGTGACTCAAGAAATACTTAATTGGCGTCGCGCTATTCATGAAAGCAATAAAAAAGTAGGTAAAATATTACCTTTTTGGGTGACGCTTTATCTTAACTCCCCAGTTAATTACCTCAATTCACATTTTGATGACACTACACCATGGATAACCTATTTAAGTGACCAACCAGAATTACTGGTTATCTCTGATAATTTAGCGACACAACCTGTTTCAACATGGTTATCACAAAATACTGAACAAACCGAAAACCAGCTCACTATGGCACTTTGGCTTGATCAATTACTTGCTTGGTTAAAAAGTGAATTTATTCCTTTACTTACTGTTGCTCAATCTGGTGCTCCAAGCCTGATCCCTGTTGCTTGGGCAATGCAATTTACGACCGTACCTACCATTTCAGATAACAGCTGGGCTCAATTTATTCACCACAAAACTACGTTATCTCCGACTATAACCAAAGCATCAAATAACAGCGACGAATTACCACTACCAGACATTGTGATTAATAAACTCTCTCACGATGTCAATTTACTAAAAATAGAAACGACCTTTGGTGTTGTTGGCGTAATTTGTGGGTTATTTCTTATTGGTGCTCTCTCTGGTAGCTACCATCATAACAAGCAATTAATTTACGATAACAGTCATGATATCAACCACTTTAAAAGTATTACTGATGAGAATCTAGAACCTAAAAAAGTGGCTTATCAACAGTTGCTTTCAGATGCAACGTTTCTCTCTCATTGGCAACGAGAAGGTATTCCTGCTCGCTACTCTTTAGCGTTATATCAAGGCAATAACATCTTACCTTACTTGCACGCCTTGCTTAGTTCATGGGCTCCACCACTGCCACCAGCTCCTATCATCGTGCAAGAAGTTCCTGAAATGGTGACGTTAGATAGCCTTGCCCTCTTCGCATCTGGTCAATACGAATTAAAAAATGAGGCCACCAAAGTACTTGTTGATGCGCTTATCAATATAAAAGCCAAACCGGGTTGGTTAATTGTCATTTCAGGCTACACCGACAACACTGGTAATCCTGATTTAAACCAAAAACTTTCTCTTAAACGAGCTGAAGCCGTGCGTGATTGGATGATCAAAACCAGTGATATCGCACCATCTTGCTTTGCAGTGCAAGGATATGGTCAGCATCAGCCTGTTGCAGACAATTCAACACTCGATGGTCGGGCTCGTAATCGTCGAGTTGAAATTCGCCTGATACCTCAAGCCGATGCTTGTCAGGTATTAGCTGATGACCTTACGCCACTGAAGGATGGTGGCAACTAA
- the tssC gene encoding type VI secretion system contractile sheath large subunit: protein MLMSVNSESISKSTTTVLDEPANSGVYASLFEKINLTPVSQVSDINIFQDNSALADTTANERVTVAVQVFLDRLKSSGQKVERLDRNLLDHHIADLDRQISEQLDEVMHHEEFQKIESAWRGLKFLVDRTDFRQNVKIELLDIAKNDLRQDFEDCPETIQSGLYHHTYIEEYDTPGGEPIAAIISNYEFDRSPQDIALLRNIAKISASAHMPFVGSVGPAFFGKDSMEEVAAIKDISNYFDRAEYIKWKSFRDSDDARYIGLTMPRVLGRLPYGPETVPVRSFNYIEEVKGPDHEKYLWTNATFAFAANMVKSFINNGWCVQIRGPQAGGAVKDLPIHLYDLGTGSQVKIPSEVMIPETREFEFANLGFIPLSYYKNRDYSCFFSANSAQKPAIYETADATANSRINARLPYIFLLSRIAHYLKLIQRENIGTTKDRRLLELELNNWVRSLVTEMTDPSDDLQASHPLRDAKVVVEDIEDNPGFFRVKLYAVPHFQVEGMDVDLSLVSQMPKAKA from the coding sequence ATGCTTATGTCAGTGAATAGCGAAAGTATTTCAAAGAGTACAACAACTGTACTTGATGAACCCGCCAATAGCGGTGTTTATGCCTCTCTCTTTGAGAAAATCAACCTCACACCTGTTTCTCAGGTGAGTGATATTAATATCTTCCAAGACAATAGTGCTCTGGCAGATACAACAGCAAATGAACGCGTTACTGTTGCTGTTCAAGTTTTTCTCGACCGATTAAAATCTTCAGGTCAAAAAGTTGAACGCTTAGATAGAAATCTACTCGATCATCATATCGCTGATTTAGACAGACAAATTAGTGAACAACTTGATGAAGTTATGCATCACGAGGAATTTCAAAAAATTGAATCAGCATGGCGCGGATTAAAATTCTTAGTTGATCGCACTGATTTTCGCCAAAATGTAAAAATTGAACTTCTAGATATCGCTAAAAACGATTTACGACAAGATTTCGAAGATTGTCCAGAAACTATTCAAAGTGGTCTTTATCACCACACTTATATTGAAGAATATGACACCCCTGGTGGTGAACCTATTGCGGCAATCATCTCTAATTATGAGTTTGATCGTAGCCCTCAAGACATTGCACTGTTACGCAATATTGCAAAAATATCAGCATCTGCTCACATGCCATTTGTTGGCTCGGTTGGCCCTGCATTTTTTGGTAAAGACTCTATGGAAGAAGTCGCTGCCATTAAAGACATCAGCAACTACTTTGACCGTGCTGAATATATCAAATGGAAATCTTTCCGCGATTCTGACGATGCCCGCTATATTGGTTTAACAATGCCTCGCGTTTTAGGTCGTCTTCCTTATGGCCCAGAAACTGTTCCTGTACGCAGTTTTAACTATATTGAAGAAGTAAAAGGCCCAGACCATGAGAAATATTTGTGGACAAATGCGACCTTTGCTTTTGCTGCCAATATGGTTAAAAGCTTTATTAATAATGGTTGGTGCGTACAAATTCGCGGCCCTCAAGCTGGCGGCGCTGTAAAAGATTTACCTATTCATCTTTATGATTTAGGAACAGGAAGTCAGGTCAAAATTCCATCTGAAGTCATGATCCCTGAAACACGAGAATTTGAATTTGCCAACCTCGGTTTTATTCCGTTGTCTTACTATAAAAATCGTGATTACTCTTGTTTCTTCTCTGCAAATTCAGCACAAAAACCCGCTATTTATGAAACGGCTGATGCAACCGCTAATAGCCGTATCAATGCACGCTTACCTTATATTTTCCTCCTTTCACGAATTGCTCATTATCTGAAATTAATTCAGCGTGAAAATATCGGTACCACAAAAGATCGTCGCTTATTAGAGCTCGAATTAAATAATTGGGTTCGTAGTTTAGTTACTGAAATGACAGATCCAAGTGATGATTTACAAGCTTCTCACCCACTTCGTGACGCCAAAGTGGTTGTGGAAGATATTGAAGATAATCCAGGCTTTTTCAGAGTGAAACTGTACGCCGTTCCGCACTTCCAAGTGGAAGGAATGGATGTGGATCTCTCGTTAGTATCTCAAATGCCAAAAGCGAAAGCATAA
- the tssK gene encoding type VI secretion system baseplate subunit TssK, producing MKIYRPLWSDGAFLAPQQFQQQARWDSYLISTIANMTIASTWGVICAEFDESALTISRLSAQKLIVRFPDGTLIDTTLADNLPPVNELSHYSQHQTLDIVLALPLLQANGGNLMQEGRSDRPQQFYQEWMKVQDLIGQEQTDIAVLRHSITLRYAHEENSAYMTCPVSRLIRNAQGAWEIDKHFIPPLLSCSASHELTILFSEFMHRLVAKRRRLMTMRRENNEQMADFAVADVSLFWLLNAINSAEPVLSELLSSMGRHPELLYRELVRLAGALLTFSLDHENGDIPLYQHSFPEQVFPPLFSLLNTLLEASLPSRVISIALDKEGPFWRGELHDPRLREDADFYLSVRSALPAHLLITQFPLLCKAGSNDDVASVVNVALNGIPLQPLTHVPAAIPLRLENHYFALELNNPAGQAMLSSGHCAFYVPGTLGEIQLELFAVLRS from the coding sequence ATGAAAATATACCGCCCCCTCTGGAGTGATGGGGCCTTTTTGGCTCCTCAGCAATTTCAACAACAAGCAAGATGGGATAGCTATCTCATTAGCACTATCGCCAATATGACGATTGCATCAACATGGGGCGTAATTTGTGCTGAATTTGATGAAAGTGCTTTAACTATTTCACGCCTTAGCGCACAAAAATTAATTGTGCGTTTTCCTGATGGAACACTGATCGATACGACACTGGCTGACAATTTACCACCAGTCAATGAGCTTAGCCATTACTCGCAACATCAAACACTTGATATCGTTCTTGCATTACCTTTATTGCAAGCCAATGGTGGCAACCTTATGCAAGAGGGACGCTCTGATAGACCACAACAGTTCTATCAAGAGTGGATGAAAGTACAAGATTTGATTGGGCAAGAACAAACGGACATCGCTGTATTACGCCACAGTATTACTTTGCGTTATGCCCATGAAGAAAATAGCGCATATATGACTTGTCCGGTGTCTCGATTAATTCGCAATGCACAAGGTGCATGGGAAATAGATAAGCATTTTATTCCACCATTATTAAGTTGTAGTGCGAGCCATGAATTAACCATATTGTTTTCAGAATTCATGCATCGCTTAGTCGCAAAGCGCCGTCGCCTAATGACTATGCGTCGCGAAAATAATGAGCAAATGGCAGATTTTGCGGTCGCTGATGTCTCGCTTTTTTGGCTACTAAATGCGATTAATAGCGCTGAACCAGTATTAAGCGAATTACTCTCATCAATGGGGCGTCACCCTGAACTTCTTTATCGTGAATTAGTACGTTTAGCGGGTGCACTACTGACATTTTCACTCGATCATGAAAATGGTGATATCCCTCTTTATCAACACTCATTCCCTGAACAAGTTTTTCCACCTTTATTTAGCTTACTTAATACCCTATTAGAAGCGAGTTTACCTTCACGTGTGATTAGTATTGCCCTTGATAAAGAAGGACCTTTCTGGCGTGGTGAATTGCATGATCCTCGCTTACGCGAAGACGCTGATTTCTATCTTTCCGTACGTTCTGCATTACCAGCTCATTTATTGATCACGCAATTTCCATTGCTTTGTAAAGCAGGCAGTAATGACGATGTTGCTAGTGTGGTTAACGTTGCACTTAACGGTATTCCACTACAACCGTTAACACATGTTCCTGCTGCTATCCCACTGCGTTTAGAAAATCACTATTTTGCGCTTGAACTTAATAATCCTGCAGGTCAAGCCATGTTGTCTTCAGGTCATTGTGCCTTTTATGTACCGGGAACATTAGGTGAAATTCAACTCGAACTTTTTGCGGTGCTTCGCTCATGA
- a CDS encoding DUF3304 domain-containing protein, translating into MTRKTLTIIIFTFIVIVVSSLFFPKKKPQDDYLAGNLHGFNHVKGTSVNWFMVNGYYGKGGGGTCCIVVPAKWTPNQWVKVEWEVDPNAYPGDIPKFSDPYYKEYMRLHKANYRRYSKMVEIPEYDDPCDVKVHFLPCQEVKITLSCKSWGHPDYPVNEPNDMEEPAICPQN; encoded by the coding sequence ATGACTCGTAAAACGCTCACTATAATTATTTTCACATTCATCGTTATTGTGGTGAGCTCACTGTTTTTCCCCAAGAAAAAACCACAAGATGACTACCTTGCTGGGAATTTACACGGGTTTAACCATGTCAAAGGTACCTCTGTAAATTGGTTTATGGTCAATGGCTATTATGGCAAAGGGGGTGGCGGAACCTGTTGTATTGTCGTGCCCGCCAAATGGACGCCGAATCAATGGGTCAAAGTGGAATGGGAGGTCGATCCCAATGCTTACCCCGGTGATATTCCCAAGTTTAGCGATCCTTACTACAAAGAATATATGAGGTTACATAAAGCCAATTACCGTCGTTATAGCAAAATGGTAGAAATTCCCGAATATGACGATCCTTGCGATGTTAAAGTGCATTTTCTTCCCTGCCAAGAAGTCAAGATCACCTTGTCTTGCAAATCATGGGGACACCCTGACTATCCAGTCAATGAACCCAATGATATGGAGGAGCCTGCAATATGTCCACAAAATTAA
- a CDS encoding Hcp family type VI secretion system effector, giving the protein MAIPVYLWLKDDGNADIKGSVNVQDREGSIEVVAQDHNLYIPTDNNTGKLTGTRIHTPFIFVKEIDASSPYLYKAVTTGQTLKKAEFKWYRIDDAGQEVEYFNTTLENVKVVKVAPKMHNIKDPTKEKHNHLEEVELRYEKITWTYKDGNIIHSDSWNERATA; this is encoded by the coding sequence ATGGCTATTCCTGTATACCTCTGGTTAAAAGATGACGGTAATGCGGATATCAAAGGCTCTGTTAATGTTCAAGATCGTGAAGGTAGTATCGAAGTCGTCGCTCAAGATCACAACTTGTACATTCCAACAGATAACAATACCGGCAAATTAACCGGTACACGTATCCATACTCCATTTATTTTCGTAAAAGAAATTGATGCTTCCAGCCCGTATTTATACAAGGCAGTTACAACTGGGCAAACCTTGAAAAAAGCAGAGTTTAAGTGGTATCGCATCGATGATGCAGGTCAAGAAGTTGAATATTTCAACACTACGCTTGAAAACGTCAAGGTAGTCAAAGTGGCTCCTAAGATGCACAACATCAAAGATCCGACTAAAGAAAAACACAATCACCTCGAAGAAGTTGAATTGCGTTACGAAAAAATCACTTGGACTTACAAAGACGGAAATATCATTCATTCAGATTCATGGAATGAACGCGCCACTGCGTAA